A part of Kryptolebias marmoratus isolate JLee-2015 linkage group LG8, ASM164957v2, whole genome shotgun sequence genomic DNA contains:
- the hdac7a gene encoding histone deacetylase 7, with translation MDLRVGERGMRPGSDTALLTPLHPPLLLTPFSPQARPSFSQQQLHQQIRFNMEHRRREQEHHEKQQELQQLKHKDKSQQSAVASSLVKQKLQEVILKKQKQAALERTNSNTLTPHPVLYRNLGPDPSVSSQALVSPPSQSLSEGSEGTPLRRAASEPNLKVKHKLKKHLNTRKSPLTRKESAPPIIKQRTSDTLDSSPSSSSTPVSGCSSPNDSVPNENGLLPSAGGLSHEAQKLLLRDGTLANFTIQSPSTLPTITLGLPANSRAEGELSSLKVSRVPMVTAGGTPVFLPLSREDQAGQMNHHLPVIILEPSGLVHPPIITGLDSVPLQFAPQLDHLSPGGVQAHKPLSRTRSEPLPQSPHTLHTQLLQQQHSAQLLERLKQQTHLGKLMSKSSEKPRLHQIPSEDMDSEDGGGTSPTDQTYHSRVRAESLREAEPAGSKAHEEQMNLQHALILNQSLLWEQQKQLQQLHRHMKNLAVPVLHSAGGVACGLGVHRPLSRTQSSPASTSLTLPEKTLSLAPQDPSSKPRFTTGLVYDSQMLKHQCTCGDNSSHPEHAGRIQSIWSRLQERGLRGQCESIRGRKATLEELQSVHTERHVLLYGTNPLNRLKLDNRKLAGIFSQRTFVMLPCGGVGVDNDTIWNESHTSTASRMAAGSVVELSFRVAKGDLKNGFAVVRPPGHHADPSNPTGFCYFNSVAIAAKQLQQKLSVSKILIVDWDVHHGNGTQEVFYSDPSVLYISLHRYDDGNFFPGSGSPAEVGSGAGEGFNVNVAWTGGLDPPMGDAEYLAAFRSVVMPIAQEFSPDVVLVSAGFDAAEGNPAPLGGYKVSGKCFGFLTRQLMSLAGGRLVLALEGGHDLTAICDASEACVSALLGIQDQMPEDVLLQKPNANAVRSLQTVIQIQSQYWQNVKDHSGTAGLSYLAAQSKDCEETDAVNALASLSVGVMSNKSVPDEPMDHDSDNM, from the exons ATGGACCTCAGGGTGGGAGAGAGGGGGATGCGCCCTGGTTCGGACACAGCACTCCTCACTCCTCTGCACCCACCTTTACTCCTCACACCCTTCTCCCCACAAGCCCGCCCCTCCTTCTCCCAGCAGCAACTGCATCAGCAAATCCgg TTTAACATGGAACACAGGAGACGAGAACAGGAGCACCATGAGAAACAACAGGAGTTACAgcaactaaaacacaaagacaaaagtcaGCAGA GTGCTGTGGCGAGTTCGCTGGTAAAACAGAAACTCCAGGAGGTGATTCTCAAGAAGCAGAAGCAGGCGGCGCTGGAAAGAACAAACTCTAACACGCTGACTCCACATCCTGTACTGTACAG aaatCTGGGTCCAGACCCGAGTGTGTCCTCCCAGGCTTTGGTTTCACCTCCTTCACAGTCTCTTTCTGAGGGCTCAGAGGGGACGCCGCTGCGCAGAGCAG CATCTGAGCCCAACCTGAAGGTGAAGCACAAGCTGAAAAAACACCTGAACACCCGCAAGAGTCCGCTCACCCGCAAAGAAAGTGCCCCGCCCATCATCAAACAGAGAACATCGGATACTCTGG ACTCTtcccccagcagcagcagcactccGGTCTCTGGTTGTAGTTCTCCTAACGACAGTGTGCCCAATGAGAATGGACTACTGCCATCTGCAGGCGGACTCTCACACGAG GCCCAGAAGCTGCTGCTCAGAGACGGCACTCTGGCTAACTTCACCATCCAGAGTCCCTCCACTCTGCCCACCATCACACTCGGACTGCCAGCCAACTCACGG GCTGAAGGAGAGCTGTCTTCTCTGAAAGTCAGTCGGGTTCCCATGGTTACCGCTGGGGGCACACCAGTCTTCCTCCCCCTGAGCAGAGAAGACCAAGCCGGGCAGATGAACCACCACTTGCCTGTTATCATCCTGGAGCCTTCTGGACTTGTCCACCCTCCGATCATCACTG GTCTGGACTCGGTTCCATTACAGTTTGCGCCGCAGTTAGACCATCTCTCTCCGGGTGGCGTTCAGGCCCACAAGCCTCTGAGCAGGACACGCTCAGAACCCCTTCCCCAGAGCCCCCATACCCTCCACACACAACTCCTTCAACAACAACACAGCGCACAACTACTGGAAAGGCTCAAGCAGCAGACTCACCTGGGCAAG CTGATGTCTAAGTCCAGTGAAAAGCCCAGGCTGCATCAGATCCCCTCTGAGGACATGGATTCTGAGGACGGTGGTGGGACGTCACCTACTGACCAGACCTATCACAGCAGAGTAAGGGCGGAGTCACTGAGGGAGGCGGAGCCCGCCGGATCCAAGGCCCACGAAGAGCAAATGAACCTGCAACATGCGCTCATACTCAATCAG TCTTTGCTAtgggagcagcagaagcagttGCAGCAATTGCATCGACACATGAAGAACCTGGCAGTTCCTGTGTTACACAGCGCTGGTGGTGTTGCCTGTGGTTTGGGTGTCCATCGCCCCCTGTCACGTACGCAGTCGTCCCCAGCCTCCACTTCTCTCACCTTACCCGAGAAGACTCTGAGCCTGGCCCCTCAGGACCCCAGCAGCAAACCACGCTTCACCACCG GCCTCGTGTATGACTCTCAAATGCTAAAGCACCAATGTACGTGTGGAGACAACAGCAGCCACCCAGAGCATGCTGGGAGAATACAGAGTATTTGGTCCCGGCTACAGGAGAGAGGCCTGAGAGGACAGTGTGAg AGTATTCGTGGTCGTAAAGccactctggaggagctgcagtcaGTCCATACGGAGCGCCACGTGTTGTTGTATGGAACAAACCCGCTCAACAGACTCAAGCTGGACAACCGCAAACTGGCTG GAATCTTCTCTCAAAGGACGTTTGTGATGTTACCATGCGGGGGTGTGGGG GTTGATAACGATACCATCTGGAATGAGTCGCACACCTCCACCGCGTCACGCATGGCGGCAGGAAGCGTCGTGGAGCTGTCGTTCAGAGTGGCCAAAGGAGACCTCAAG AATGGGTTTGCTGTGGTCAGACCGCCAGGACATCATGCAGACCCCTCCAATCCAAC GGGTTTCTGTTACTTCAACTCTGTGGCCATAGCTGCCAAGCAGCTCCAGCAGAAGCTCAGCGTCAGTAAGATCCTCATTGTTGATTGG GATGTTCACCATGGTAATGGAACCCAGGAGGTGTTTTACAGTGACCCCAGTGTTCTCTATATCTCGCTCCATCGCTACGACGATGGAAACTTCTTCCCTGGGAGTGGGTCACCAGCTGAG GTTGGTTCTGGAGCCGGTGAGGGCTTCAATGTGAACGTGGCCTGGACCGGAGGACTGGACCCACCCATGGGAGATGCTGAGTACCTCGCTGCGTTCAG GTCTGTGGTGATGCCCATTGCTCAGGAGTTCTCCCCAGATGTCGTTCTGGTGTCGGCTGGGTTCGATGCTGCTGAGGGAAACCCTGCACCCCTGGGAGGATACAAGGTTTCTGGCAAAT GTTTTGGCTTCCTGACCCGGCAGCTGATGTCCCTTGCTGGAGGTCGTTTGGTTTTGGCCCTTGAGGGAGGTCACGACCTCACAGCTATTTGTGATGCATCCGAGGCCTGTGTCAGTGCACTTCTAGGCATACAG